One region of Candidatus Binatia bacterium genomic DNA includes:
- the lon gene encoding endopeptidase La, translating to MSEAQWNLEGQENKEAQVEIPEVLPLLPIRDIVIYPYMMLPLFVGREMSIRAVEESLSRQRLIFLVAQKNSAEDTPTPDDIYKVGTVASIMRMLKLADGRVKILVQGLAKGEIESYLKEQPYFETKIRKVVETAIQDVSIEVEALMRNVKEKIEQILNLKNLPPEIVMVTDNISDAGVLADLVASNLRLKIEESQGILEIFDPVTRLKKVNDLLSRELELSTVQARIQNQAKEEMSKTQRDYFLREQLKQIQQELGEGDERAEEMKDLKKQIEKAKMPIEAKREAEKQLKRLEQMHPESSEASLVRTYLDWLVDIPWSKKTKDNLNIKKAQQVLNEDHYDLEKVKERILEYLAVNKLRRKIKGPILCFVGPPGVGKTSLGKSIARSLGRNFVRISLGGIRDEAEIRGHRRTYVGALPGRIIQGIKQAGSNNPVFILDEIDKVGTDFRGDPSAALLEVLDPEQNHAFSDHYLNLAFDLSNVLFICTANLLDPIPAALADRMEVIQLSGYTSEEKLEIARRFLVPRQLENNGITVNYLEISDDAVLRIIAQYTKEAGLRNLEREIASICRKVARKIAEGKKDLTRVTRANLHLFLGPPKFIPEAEQEQNEIGVATGLAWTSAGGEVLYVEASLSKGRGNLTLTGQLGEVMKESAHAAVSYARSHAKKLGIEEDFYQKLDLHIHVPAGAIPKDGPSAGITMATALISALTKRPVSRYVAMTGEITLRGRILPIGGLKEKCLAALHAGIKTIILPERNEKDLGEIPKQVRRKLTLITAKNMSDVLKASLLDKESRKVSVASDSRVKAAKKRRPKRKDKSLDKLRRERTIPLRA from the coding sequence ATGAGCGAAGCTCAATGGAACCTTGAGGGCCAGGAGAATAAAGAGGCGCAGGTCGAGATTCCCGAGGTGCTGCCGCTGCTCCCGATCCGCGACATCGTCATCTACCCCTACATGATGCTCCCGCTCTTCGTCGGCCGGGAGATGTCGATCCGCGCCGTCGAAGAGTCGCTCTCGCGCCAGCGCCTGATCTTTCTCGTCGCGCAAAAAAATTCGGCGGAAGACACTCCGACGCCCGACGACATCTACAAGGTCGGCACGGTCGCCTCGATCATGCGCATGCTGAAGCTCGCCGACGGCCGGGTGAAGATCCTGGTGCAGGGCCTAGCCAAGGGCGAAATCGAAAGCTACTTGAAGGAGCAGCCTTACTTCGAGACCAAGATCCGCAAAGTCGTGGAGACGGCCATTCAGGACGTTTCGATCGAGGTCGAGGCCTTGATGCGCAACGTCAAGGAAAAGATCGAGCAGATCCTGAACCTCAAGAACCTCCCGCCGGAGATCGTCATGGTCACCGACAACATCAGCGACGCCGGCGTGCTGGCGGACCTGGTGGCGTCGAATCTGCGCCTGAAGATCGAAGAGAGCCAGGGCATCCTCGAAATCTTCGATCCGGTCACGCGCTTGAAAAAGGTGAACGATTTACTCAGCCGCGAGCTTGAGCTCTCGACGGTCCAGGCGCGCATCCAGAACCAGGCCAAAGAAGAGATGAGCAAGACGCAGCGCGATTACTTCCTGCGCGAACAGTTGAAGCAAATTCAGCAGGAGCTCGGCGAAGGCGACGAGCGCGCCGAGGAGATGAAGGATCTCAAGAAGCAAATCGAAAAGGCCAAGATGCCGATCGAGGCCAAGCGCGAGGCGGAGAAGCAGCTCAAGCGGCTGGAGCAGATGCACCCGGAGTCGTCCGAGGCGTCGCTCGTCCGAACCTATCTCGACTGGCTGGTGGACATTCCCTGGAGCAAAAAAACCAAAGACAACTTGAATATCAAAAAAGCCCAGCAAGTTCTGAACGAGGACCACTACGACCTGGAAAAGGTCAAGGAAAGAATCCTCGAATACCTTGCCGTCAACAAGCTCCGGCGAAAGATCAAAGGCCCCATCCTTTGCTTCGTCGGACCGCCCGGCGTCGGCAAAACTTCCCTGGGGAAATCGATCGCCCGCTCTTTGGGGCGGAATTTCGTCCGCATCTCGCTCGGCGGCATCCGCGACGAGGCGGAGATCCGCGGCCACCGGCGCACTTACGTCGGCGCTTTGCCCGGAAGGATCATCCAGGGAATCAAACAGGCCGGCTCCAACAATCCGGTCTTTATTCTCGATGAGATCGACAAGGTCGGCACCGATTTTCGCGGCGACCCGTCGGCGGCGCTGCTGGAAGTGCTCGACCCCGAGCAGAATCATGCCTTCAGCGATCATTACCTGAACCTGGCGTTCGATCTCTCCAACGTTCTCTTCATCTGCACGGCCAATCTGCTCGATCCGATTCCGGCCGCTCTGGCCGATCGCATGGAAGTCATTCAACTGTCCGGCTACACCAGCGAAGAGAAGCTCGAGATCGCCCGCAGGTTCCTCGTCCCGAGACAATTGGAAAACAACGGAATCACGGTAAACTACTTGGAGATCTCGGACGACGCCGTGCTGCGTATCATCGCGCAATACACGAAAGAGGCCGGACTTCGGAACCTGGAGCGCGAGATCGCTTCGATATGCCGCAAGGTGGCGCGCAAAATTGCCGAAGGAAAAAAGGATTTGACGCGCGTTACGCGGGCCAATCTCCACCTCTTTCTCGGCCCGCCGAAGTTCATCCCCGAAGCCGAACAGGAGCAAAACGAGATCGGCGTCGCGACGGGGTTGGCTTGGACCAGCGCGGGCGGAGAAGTCCTTTACGTCGAAGCTTCGCTCTCCAAGGGCCGGGGTAACCTCACTTTGACCGGCCAGCTCGGGGAAGTGATGAAAGAGTCGGCCCACGCCGCCGTAAGTTACGCGCGCTCACATGCCAAGAAACTCGGCATCGAAGAAGATTTCTATCAGAAGCTCGATCTCCACATCCATGTGCCGGCCGGCGCCATTCCCAAAGACGGCCCCTCGGCGGGAATCACCATGGCGACGGCTCTCATCTCCGCGCTCACAAAGCGGCCGGTGAGCCGCTACGTGGCCATGACCGGGGAGATTACGCTCCGGGGAAGGATCCTTCCTATCGGCGGCCTCAAAGAGAAATGCCTGGCGGCGCTTCACGCCGGGATCAAAACCATCATCCTTCCGGAAAGAAACGAGAAAGATCTGGGAGAGATCCCCAAGCAGGTGCGGCGCAAGCTCACGCTGATTACCGCCAAGAACATGTCGGACGTGCTTAAGGCGAGCCTCCTCGACAAAGAGAGCCGGAAGGTCTCCGTGGCTTCAGACAGTCGCGTCAAAGCAGCCAAAAAGCGCCGGCCGAAAAGGAAAGACAAGTCGCTGGACAAGCTTCGCAGAGAACGGACCATTCCCCTTCGCGCCTAG
- the thiL gene encoding thiamine-phosphate kinase, producing the protein MRLDKLGEFGLIERIRKAAPRGRGVRAGIGDDAAWLECRGRTFLLTTDLLVEDVDFKLEWSTLYSLGYKTLAVNLSDIAAMGGSPAYLTLSLGIPSEFTAEDVDEFYRGVRFLARRSGVSLVGGDISAARRFFISASLIGRCPVAPVLRSGARPGDDLYVTGTLGDSTLGLELLKKKKRRAGRGAAAYLIRRHQFPRARVQAGAVLARRRLARAMIDVSDGLLQDLTHLCKASAVGAEIRENSLPLSAAYKAMAGRKRAVHALAGGEDYELLFSARARDRGRLEKIKSRLCVPIARIGRCLPAGKGIRVIDGQGKPSFFPVKGYDHFKNQH; encoded by the coding sequence ATGAGACTCGATAAACTAGGGGAATTCGGCCTGATCGAAAGAATTCGTAAGGCCGCCCCCAGAGGCCGCGGCGTGCGCGCGGGCATCGGCGACGACGCGGCGTGGCTCGAGTGCCGGGGCCGGACGTTTCTGCTGACGACGGATCTGCTCGTCGAGGACGTTGACTTCAAACTTGAATGGAGCACGCTTTATTCCCTGGGCTACAAGACGCTTGCCGTTAACCTGAGCGATATCGCCGCCATGGGTGGAAGCCCCGCCTACTTAACCCTCTCTTTGGGGATACCGAGTGAGTTCACAGCCGAGGACGTGGACGAGTTTTATCGCGGCGTCAGGTTCCTGGCGCGCCGGAGCGGCGTCTCCTTGGTCGGCGGCGATATCAGCGCGGCGCGGCGCTTTTTCATCAGCGCCTCTTTGATCGGCCGATGTCCGGTAGCGCCGGTGTTGCGCAGCGGCGCCAGGCCCGGCGATGATCTATACGTCACCGGAACTCTCGGAGACTCGACCTTAGGACTGGAACTGCTCAAGAAAAAGAAGCGGCGCGCCGGACGAGGCGCGGCGGCCTACCTGATTCGGCGGCACCAATTTCCTAGGGCGCGGGTCCAAGCGGGCGCCGTGCTCGCGCGCCGGCGCTTGGCGCGGGCGATGATCGACGTGAGCGACGGTCTGCTGCAGGATTTGACTCATCTCTGCAAAGCCAGCGCCGTCGGCGCCGAGATACGGGAGAATTCCCTGCCTCTCTCGGCGGCGTATAAAGCGATGGCCGGACGAAAACGGGCCGTCCACGCGCTGGCGGGAGGAGAAGATTACGAGCTGCTTTTCAGCGCCAGGGCGCGGGACAGGGGCCGGTTGGAAAAAATCAAAAGCCGGCTCTGCGTGCCCATCGCACGGATCGGAAGATGTCTTCCCGCGGGCAAAGGCATCCGAGTGATCGACGGCCAGGGCAAACCCTCCTTTTTCCCTGTAAAAGGTTACGACCACTTTAAAAACCAACACTAA
- the larB gene encoding nickel pincer cofactor biosynthesis protein LarB codes for MDAERMVRLLGEVRRGKVSIRRAIDRLRHLPFEDLGFAKVDHHRSLRQGFPEVIMGEGKTAAEIAAIARALKRRDANVLITRLSPEKMRSLKKQLRGFRYDEGARAATCVIKAIRKTGRGTVLVISAGTSDIPVADEAALTLEMTGNRVERLYDVGVAGLHRLLDYRDKLFSASVLVVVAGMEGALPSVVGGLVDKPVIAVPTSVGYGASFNGLAALLGMLNSCAAGVTVVNIDNGFGAGFAASLINRV; via the coding sequence ATGGACGCCGAGCGGATGGTACGTCTCTTAGGAGAAGTGAGACGGGGGAAGGTCTCGATTCGCCGGGCGATCGATCGCCTGCGCCATCTGCCCTTTGAAGACCTGGGATTCGCCAAAGTCGACCATCACCGCTCGCTGAGACAAGGATTTCCCGAAGTGATCATGGGAGAAGGCAAGACCGCGGCCGAGATCGCCGCGATCGCGCGCGCGCTCAAACGGCGCGACGCCAACGTGCTGATCACCCGGCTCTCTCCCGAGAAGATGAGAAGTCTTAAAAAGCAGCTAAGGGGTTTCAGGTACGACGAGGGCGCGCGCGCCGCTACGTGTGTGATAAAAGCGATCCGCAAAACGGGACGCGGCACCGTGTTGGTCATCTCGGCCGGCACCTCGGATATTCCGGTGGCGGATGAGGCGGCGCTGACCTTGGAAATGACGGGCAACCGGGTCGAACGCCTCTACGACGTCGGTGTGGCCGGGCTCCATCGCCTGCTCGATTACCGCGACAAGCTGTTTTCCGCCTCCGTCCTCGTCGTCGTCGCTGGAATGGAGGGCGCGCTGCCGAGCGTCGTGGGCGGGCTCGTCGATAAGCCGGTCATCGCGGTGCCGACGAGCGTCGGCTACGGCGCCAGCTTCAACGGCCTCGCAGCCCTTCTCGGGATGCTCAATTCCTGCGCCGCGGGCGTCACGGTGGTGAACATCGATAACGGTTTTGGAGCGGGCTTTGCAGCCAGCCTGATCAATCGGGTATAA
- a CDS encoding archease, with product MSEEKKYRTIKRSSDLAVKIFGKSQAELFANSGFALFDLLTHIDRVEASEQLTLEVEGADRDDLMVNWMRELLYLYQGSGYLLKEFVVKEVKNNYIRGEVSGEKFDPDRHEIQREISAVASHQSRIEKTGDQWTAQVVLEL from the coding sequence ATGAGTGAGGAAAAAAAATATCGGACCATCAAGCGCTCGTCGGATCTGGCGGTCAAGATATTCGGCAAGAGCCAGGCCGAGCTCTTCGCCAACTCGGGCTTCGCCCTGTTCGATCTGTTGACCCACATCGACCGGGTCGAAGCCAGCGAGCAACTGACTCTGGAAGTCGAAGGCGCCGACCGCGACGACTTGATGGTCAACTGGATGCGCGAGCTGCTCTATCTCTATCAGGGGAGCGGCTACCTCCTTAAGGAATTCGTGGTCAAAGAAGTCAAGAACAACTACATCCGCGGCGAGGTAAGTGGGGAGAAATTCGACCCCGACCGGCACGAGATCCAGCGCGAGATCAGCGCCGTCGCTTCGCACCAGAGCCGGATAGAAAAGACCGGCGATCAGTGGACCGCCCAGGTCGTGTTGGAGCTCTAA
- a CDS encoding HD domain-containing protein encodes MARPIDSEYEGAALLADPIHHYIQFTVPLRKGEVTEKQIIDSPWVQRLRYIYQLQSARWVYPTAEHSRFQHSLGAMHLAGEFAKHLYPSLSQVLGDECPSAPLIESYMRITGLLHDVGHGPFGHFFDDNFLADFKITHEDIGQAIIQDHLGELIQQIRRSPSGPFAPGEELKPEEIAFPIKKNGKEDHKKPKWVRLLQPLTSGIFTFDNLDYVSRDSYMCGVAVGPIDRARLMHYTFFSPKGLTLHKAGNAALTMFLNTRLYLYTNVYYHRTTRGIDLHLREIFPETMKLIFRGNPLDHMEDYLRLTDWSLLEEVSRWRRAKEHEALGREWGRIIDRDIKWKMAYDRTLSLNELRYGMALMQDTDWEKRIRAALPASAADLVFRVDTATQDPRPENPFAMGKKQIHIYDPSTGEITKETLSELFEFIPSKVVQYRVFALDHENDRLLAEVAEAALKGAAPAVTTSV; translated from the coding sequence ATGGCCAGGCCGATCGACAGCGAATACGAAGGCGCCGCTCTGCTCGCCGATCCCATCCATCATTATATACAATTCACCGTTCCTCTAAGAAAAGGCGAGGTGACGGAGAAGCAGATTATCGACTCGCCGTGGGTGCAGCGGCTCCGCTACATCTACCAGCTTCAAAGCGCGCGCTGGGTCTATCCGACGGCGGAGCACAGCCGCTTTCAGCATTCGCTCGGCGCCATGCATCTCGCGGGCGAATTCGCCAAGCATCTTTACCCGTCGCTCAGCCAGGTGCTGGGCGATGAATGCCCCTCGGCGCCGCTCATCGAATCGTACATGCGCATCACCGGCTTGCTGCACGACGTCGGCCACGGCCCCTTCGGCCACTTCTTCGACGACAACTTCTTGGCCGACTTCAAAATCACGCACGAAGACATCGGCCAGGCGATCATCCAGGACCATCTGGGCGAGCTGATTCAGCAAATACGCCGGAGCCCGAGCGGGCCCTTCGCCCCAGGCGAGGAGCTTAAGCCGGAAGAGATTGCGTTTCCGATCAAGAAAAACGGCAAAGAAGACCACAAAAAGCCCAAGTGGGTCCGGCTGCTCCAGCCGCTCACCAGCGGCATCTTCACCTTCGACAATTTGGACTACGTCTCGCGCGACTCCTACATGTGTGGCGTCGCCGTCGGCCCGATCGATCGCGCCCGGCTCATGCACTACACTTTCTTCTCGCCCAAGGGGCTCACGCTGCACAAGGCCGGCAACGCGGCGCTGACGATGTTTTTGAACACGCGGCTTTATCTCTACACCAACGTCTATTACCACCGCACGACGCGCGGCATCGATCTCCACCTGCGCGAGATCTTCCCCGAGACGATGAAGCTCATTTTTCGCGGCAATCCGCTCGACCACATGGAGGATTATCTGCGCTTGACCGACTGGTCGCTGCTCGAAGAGGTGTCCCGCTGGCGGCGCGCGAAAGAGCACGAGGCGCTCGGGCGCGAATGGGGCAGGATCATCGATCGCGACATCAAATGGAAGATGGCCTACGACCGGACGCTATCGCTGAACGAGCTGCGCTATGGGATGGCTTTGATGCAGGACACCGACTGGGAAAAGCGGATCAGGGCCGCGCTGCCGGCGTCGGCCGCGGATCTCGTCTTTCGCGTCGACACGGCGACGCAGGACCCCCGGCCGGAGAACCCATTTGCGATGGGAAAAAAACAGATTCACATCTACGATCCCTCGACCGGAGAAATAACCAAAGAAACTTTATCGGAGCTTTTCGAGTTCATTCCTTCAAAGGTCGTTCAGTACCGAGTCTTCGCCCTCGATCACGAGAACGATCGCCTGCTCGCCGAGGTGGCCGAGGCGGCGCTGAAGGGCGCCGCGCCCGCGGTGACGACGAGCGTGTGA
- a CDS encoding ethanolamine ammonia lyase-activating protein has product MAKSAEKITANGIGGGKSSYEKWVEGEGIPIIKTFFVEDIRTVKLEPWDRKGAAGAFLQMEGAGQVNNCYICEIAPGKSLKPQRQLFEESIYVVSGQGAATVWNDEKKKQTFEWQTGSLFSPPLNTWHQLFNGSGSEPARYLAVTTAPTMINLLHNLDFIFHNDFAFKDRFDGREEYFSGKGTLYGGEYDGFRFAGNAWETNFVPDVRGFKLLEYDVRGAGGRNIKFELSENTTACHISEFPVGTYKKAHRHGPGAHVIILGGEGYSLIWPEGEPIKKYPWHEGSMVVPPDSWWHQHFNTGKNPARYLALRSFGSKKYRGAGKKYKGTVDRKLGGDQIEYDDEDPIVRKWFEEALAKNGLVSRMASFYNKNK; this is encoded by the coding sequence GTGGCTAAAAGCGCGGAGAAAATTACGGCGAACGGGATCGGCGGCGGCAAATCGAGTTACGAGAAATGGGTGGAGGGCGAAGGGATTCCCATCATCAAGACCTTCTTCGTCGAGGACATCCGGACCGTCAAGTTGGAGCCCTGGGACCGGAAGGGCGCCGCCGGCGCGTTCCTCCAGATGGAAGGCGCCGGGCAGGTCAACAACTGCTACATTTGCGAGATTGCGCCGGGGAAAAGCTTAAAGCCGCAGCGGCAGTTGTTCGAGGAATCGATCTACGTCGTCAGCGGCCAGGGCGCCGCCACCGTGTGGAACGACGAGAAGAAAAAACAGACCTTCGAGTGGCAGACCGGCTCGCTCTTCTCGCCGCCGCTCAATACCTGGCACCAGCTCTTCAACGGCAGCGGCAGCGAGCCCGCGCGCTATCTCGCCGTCACCACCGCGCCGACGATGATCAATCTCTTGCACAACCTCGACTTCATCTTCCACAACGACTTCGCCTTCAAAGACCGCTTCGACGGCCGGGAAGAATATTTCAGCGGCAAGGGAACGCTGTACGGCGGAGAGTACGACGGCTTTAGGTTCGCCGGCAACGCCTGGGAAACCAATTTCGTGCCGGACGTGCGGGGCTTTAAGCTGCTCGAATACGACGTCCGCGGCGCCGGCGGGAGAAACATCAAGTTCGAGCTGTCCGAGAACACCACGGCGTGCCACATTTCCGAATTCCCGGTCGGAACTTACAAGAAAGCCCACCGCCACGGCCCCGGCGCCCACGTTATCATCCTCGGCGGAGAAGGCTATTCGCTGATCTGGCCCGAGGGCGAGCCGATCAAAAAATATCCCTGGCACGAGGGCAGCATGGTCGTGCCGCCCGATAGCTGGTGGCACCAGCATTTCAATACTGGAAAAAATCCCGCCCGATATCTCGCGCTCAGGTCGTTCGGCAGCAAGAAATACCGCGGCGCCGGCAAAAAATATAAGGGCACCGTGGACCGTAAGCTCGGCGGCGACCAGATCGAATACGACGACGAGGATCCGATCGTCAGGAAGTGGTTCGAAGAAGCGCTGGCAAAAAACGGACTCGTAAGCCGGATGGCGAGTTTTTACAACAAAAATAAATGA
- a CDS encoding D-sedoheptulose 7-phosphate isomerase codes for MKEAIVKAFEDSVRTKKAFLKDNLETLLAVIELTAEAFLRGNKLLLFGNGGSAADAQHIAAEFVNRFRMDRPPLPALALTTDTSAITSIANDFDYKEIFAKQVKALGKEGDVALAISTSGNADNVLAAIDACKKLKIVTVGLTGGDAGKMARKVDYLLCASEGKNTARIQETHILVGHVICEMVDLRLFSA; via the coding sequence ATGAAAGAAGCGATCGTCAAAGCCTTCGAAGACAGCGTCCGGACGAAGAAGGCGTTCCTCAAGGACAACCTCGAGACGCTGCTGGCGGTCATCGAGCTGACCGCCGAGGCGTTTCTTCGCGGCAACAAGCTTTTGCTTTTCGGCAACGGCGGCAGCGCCGCCGACGCGCAGCACATCGCCGCCGAATTCGTCAACCGCTTCCGCATGGACCGCCCGCCGCTGCCCGCGCTCGCGCTCACCACCGATACGTCGGCGATCACCAGCATCGCCAACGACTTCGACTACAAAGAGATCTTCGCCAAGCAGGTAAAGGCGCTGGGCAAAGAAGGGGACGTGGCGCTCGCGATCTCCACCAGCGGCAACGCGGACAACGTGCTGGCGGCGATCGACGCCTGCAAGAAACTCAAGATCGTTACCGTGGGTCTCACCGGCGGCGACGCGGGAAAAATGGCCCGCAAGGTGGATTATCTCCTGTGCGCGTCGGAAGGAAAAAACACCGCGCGCATCCAGGAGACTCATATTCTCGTCGGCCACGTCATCTGCGAGATGGTCGACCTGCGTCTCTTCTCGGCCTGA